The proteins below are encoded in one region of Pseudomonas entomophila L48:
- the rsgA gene encoding small ribosomal subunit biogenesis GTPase RsgA, with product MAKRQLNRRQNWRIEKIQGERAARAAKREQHVLQELEGGDLGPEQLGLVIAHFGVQVEVEAQDGEAAGQVFRCHLRANLPALVTGDRVVWRAGNQGIGVIVAQMPRSTELCRPNNHGQLKPVAANVDLIVIVFAPAPEPHPNLIDRYLVAAEHAGIRPLLLLNKADLINEENAPTLNAMLEVYRNLGYPLLEVSAHQGDGMQRLQQMLDGHISVFVGQSGVGKSSLVNSLLPDAGTRVGDLSEWSGQGTHTTTTARLYHFPNGGDLIDSPGIREFGLGHVSRDDVEDGFIEFRELIGNCRFRDCKHDREPGCALLKALEDGQVSQQRMSSYRSIIASLPEDSY from the coding sequence ATGGCCAAACGCCAGCTCAACCGCCGCCAGAACTGGCGCATCGAAAAGATCCAGGGCGAGCGCGCCGCCCGCGCCGCCAAACGCGAGCAGCATGTGCTGCAAGAGCTGGAGGGCGGCGACCTGGGGCCGGAGCAACTGGGCCTGGTGATCGCTCACTTCGGTGTGCAGGTCGAGGTCGAGGCCCAGGACGGCGAAGCGGCCGGCCAGGTCTTCCGCTGCCACCTGCGTGCCAACCTGCCGGCGCTGGTCACCGGCGATCGCGTGGTATGGCGCGCCGGCAACCAGGGCATCGGCGTGATCGTCGCGCAGATGCCGCGCAGCACCGAGCTGTGCCGGCCGAACAACCATGGCCAGCTCAAGCCCGTGGCAGCCAACGTCGACCTGATCGTCATCGTCTTCGCCCCGGCCCCCGAGCCGCACCCCAACCTGATCGACCGCTACCTGGTGGCCGCCGAGCACGCCGGCATTCGCCCACTGCTGCTGCTGAACAAGGCCGACCTGATCAACGAAGAAAACGCACCGACCCTCAACGCCATGCTCGAGGTGTACCGTAACCTCGGCTATCCGTTGCTGGAAGTCTCCGCCCATCAAGGCGACGGCATGCAACGCCTGCAACAGATGCTGGATGGCCATATCAGCGTGTTCGTCGGCCAGTCGGGCGTGGGCAAGTCGTCGCTGGTCAACAGCCTGTTGCCCGACGCTGGCACCCGTGTCGGCGACCTGTCGGAATGGTCGGGCCAAGGCACGCACACCACCACCACGGCGCGGCTGTACCACTTCCCCAACGGCGGCGACCTGATCGACTCGCCGGGTATCCGCGAATTCGGCCTGGGCCACGTCAGCCGTGACGATGTGGAAGATGGCTTCATCGAGTTCCGCGAGCTGATCGGCAACTGCCGCTTCCGCGACTGCAAGCACGACCGCGAACCGGGCTGCGCACTGCTCAAGGCATTGGAAGACGGCCAGGTTTCGCAGCAGCGCATGAGCAGTTACCGCTCGATCATCGCCAGCCTGCCGGAAGATAGCTACTAA
- the motB gene encoding flagellar motor protein MotB yields MENNQPIIVKRVKRFGDGHHGGAWKIAFADFATAMMAFFLVLWLLSTATPEQKIAIAGYFKDPIGFSESGTPYIIDLGGSPQLAPEKTINPETKSEPTPDTSIQLDKDQVETMAEQVERERLELLLQELQNKVEENPQLQKFKDQILFEITQDGLRIQIMDAENRPMFDLGSARLQPYFEDILLAMADTIKAVPNKISISGHTDAKPYAGTGDFGNWELSANRANAARRALVAGGYPDGQVARVVGYASSSLFDRENPFNPVNRRIDIIVLTKKAQRNIEGEQGSPDAPPAATPPANATPGAAAPGAGAEAVPEPMQPRELRQKLNIFEEGVLKMDEAKGQ; encoded by the coding sequence ATGGAGAACAATCAGCCCATCATCGTCAAGCGCGTCAAGCGCTTTGGCGACGGCCACCATGGCGGTGCCTGGAAGATTGCCTTCGCCGACTTCGCCACGGCGATGATGGCGTTCTTCCTCGTGCTGTGGCTGCTGTCCACCGCCACGCCTGAGCAGAAGATCGCCATCGCCGGCTACTTCAAGGACCCGATCGGGTTCTCCGAGAGCGGCACGCCGTACATCATCGACCTGGGTGGTTCGCCGCAGCTGGCGCCGGAAAAGACCATCAACCCGGAAACCAAGTCTGAACCTACGCCTGACACCAGCATCCAGCTGGACAAGGACCAGGTCGAGACCATGGCCGAGCAGGTCGAGCGCGAGCGCCTGGAGCTGCTGCTGCAGGAGCTGCAGAACAAGGTCGAGGAAAACCCGCAGCTGCAGAAGTTCAAGGACCAGATCCTGTTCGAGATCACCCAGGACGGCCTGCGCATCCAGATCATGGACGCCGAGAACCGGCCGATGTTCGACCTGGGCAGCGCACGCCTGCAGCCGTACTTCGAAGACATCCTGCTGGCCATGGCCGACACCATCAAGGCGGTGCCGAACAAGATCAGCATCAGCGGCCACACCGACGCCAAGCCGTATGCCGGCACCGGCGACTTCGGCAACTGGGAGCTGTCGGCCAACCGCGCCAACGCCGCGCGCCGCGCGCTGGTTGCCGGTGGCTATCCGGACGGCCAGGTGGCCCGCGTGGTCGGCTACGCGTCGTCGTCGCTGTTCGACCGGGAGAACCCGTTCAACCCGGTCAACCGGCGGATCGACATCATCGTGCTGACCAAGAAGGCCCAGCGCAACATCGAGGGCGAGCAAGGTTCGCCGGATGCACCACCTGCGGCGACACCGCCCGCCAATGCTACCCCCGGCGCCGCAGCGCCGGGTGCGGGGGCCGAAGCGGTACCGGAGCCGATGCAGCCGCGCGAGCTGCGCCAGAAACTGAACATCTTCGAGGAGGGTGTGTTGAAGATGGACGAGGCCAAGGGGCAGTAA
- the motA gene encoding flagellar motor stator protein MotA has protein sequence MAKIIGIIVVFASVLGGYVLSHGKIAALIQPFEVLIIGGAAFGAFLQANPGHMTMHVIKKSLKMFGTRFTHTFYLEVLGLVYEILNKSRREGMMAIEGDIEDPAASPIFAKYPAVMGDERMTAFICDYLRIMSTGNMAPHELEGLFDMELLSMKEELEHPSHAVTGIADGMPGFGIVAAVLGIVVTMASLGDGDQKSIGLHVGAALVGTFFGILAAYGFFGPLANALRHDAKEELNVYEAIKASLVASASGMPPSLAVEFGRKVLYPGHRPSFAELEQAVRGR, from the coding sequence ATGGCTAAAATTATCGGCATCATCGTCGTATTCGCGAGTGTGCTCGGCGGCTACGTGCTTTCCCACGGCAAGATCGCGGCACTGATCCAACCGTTCGAGGTGCTGATCATCGGCGGCGCGGCCTTCGGTGCGTTCCTCCAGGCCAACCCGGGTCACATGACCATGCATGTGATCAAGAAGTCGCTGAAGATGTTCGGCACCCGCTTCACCCACACCTTCTACCTCGAAGTGCTGGGCCTGGTGTACGAGATCCTCAACAAGAGCCGTCGTGAAGGCATGATGGCCATCGAGGGCGACATCGAGGACCCGGCGGCCAGTCCAATCTTCGCCAAATACCCCGCAGTCATGGGCGATGAGCGCATGACTGCGTTCATCTGCGACTACCTGCGCATCATGTCCACCGGCAACATGGCGCCTCACGAGCTCGAAGGCTTGTTCGACATGGAACTGCTGAGCATGAAGGAAGAGCTGGAGCACCCGTCCCACGCGGTGACCGGCATCGCCGACGGCATGCCTGGCTTCGGTATCGTCGCGGCGGTACTGGGCATCGTGGTGACCATGGCCTCGCTGGGTGATGGCGACCAGAAGTCCATCGGCCTGCACGTGGGTGCGGCGCTGGTCGGTACCTTCTTCGGTATTCTCGCCGCCTATGGCTTCTTCGGCCCGCTGGCCAACGCCCTGCGTCACGACGCCAAGGAAGAGCTGAACGTCTACGAGGCGATCAAGGCTTCGCTGGTGGCCTCGGCCTCCGGCATGCCGCCGTCATTGGCGGTCGAGTTCGGTCGCAAGGTGCTGTACCCGGGCCACCGCCCGAGCTTCGCCGAGCTGGAACAAGCAGTACGCGGTCGCTAA
- a CDS encoding HDOD domain-containing protein — protein MPIETKVPSQVPSSLEAWVKLLDGIRVPIPKDSHDRVLQAINDNRRSLRDIAELMQDSPALVLCVMREANHPANASQAEPAESLEIALNRLGLARTSQLLARLPAVPDDETPPVLRQFLLISQHATQQANGLFASRLARLWQEIHWGSLLFLSPLWPLALAYPKLLDTWELRVIHKGENAGEVEQELFGVRIMQLCQAMAQHWRLPEWVTQGYRLLMDEREQLAQVLSIAREQDPLVQQQRLDEEPALRRWFNQPPNTVLLANGLALAAQVGWDNPHLLRWQLLTALYLQTTLDDVQQQVHQQAAASARHHAQHALFHPAEALIWPWHQRRPHPDMLTPPPPAHQDLERWRKLCAELLAQPSPFSNAVHLATQACEALRACGMQRVMLLMLDKPNECLRVQQLAGLPKEAAAQVLPLAGSKLLQRLLSQATQLRLTPENHAQFAALMPGPLRAFFKGEHLLLRSLAVNGQPLMLMVADQGGKPLADVGVQAFGKTAQCVERALATFGARHS, from the coding sequence ATGCCAATTGAAACCAAGGTGCCAAGTCAGGTCCCGTCGAGTCTAGAGGCCTGGGTAAAGCTGCTCGACGGAATTCGCGTGCCGATTCCGAAGGACAGCCACGACCGTGTGCTGCAGGCCATCAACGACAACCGCCGCTCCCTGCGCGACATCGCCGAACTGATGCAGGACAGCCCCGCGCTGGTGCTCTGCGTGATGCGCGAGGCCAATCATCCGGCCAACGCCAGCCAGGCGGAGCCCGCCGAAAGCCTGGAAATCGCCCTCAATCGCCTGGGCCTGGCGCGCACCAGCCAGTTGCTGGCCCGCCTGCCCGCCGTGCCAGATGACGAGACCCCACCGGTGCTGCGCCAGTTCCTGCTGATCAGCCAGCACGCCACCCAGCAGGCCAACGGCCTGTTCGCCAGCCGCCTGGCACGCCTGTGGCAAGAAATCCACTGGGGCAGCCTGCTGTTCCTTTCGCCGCTGTGGCCATTGGCCCTGGCCTACCCCAAGCTGCTCGATACCTGGGAGCTGCGAGTTATCCACAAGGGGGAGAACGCCGGCGAAGTCGAGCAGGAATTGTTCGGCGTGCGCATCATGCAGCTGTGCCAGGCCATGGCCCAACACTGGCGATTGCCCGAGTGGGTGACCCAGGGTTACCGCCTGCTGATGGACGAGCGCGAGCAACTGGCGCAGGTATTGAGCATCGCCCGCGAACAAGACCCACTGGTCCAGCAGCAACGCCTGGACGAGGAGCCGGCCTTGCGGCGCTGGTTCAACCAGCCGCCGAACACCGTGCTGCTGGCCAACGGCCTGGCGCTGGCCGCGCAGGTGGGTTGGGACAACCCGCACCTGCTGCGCTGGCAACTGCTCACCGCGCTATATCTGCAAACCACGCTGGATGACGTCCAGCAGCAGGTCCACCAGCAGGCTGCGGCGAGCGCCCGTCATCACGCGCAGCATGCCTTGTTCCACCCGGCCGAGGCACTGATCTGGCCCTGGCACCAGCGTCGTCCACACCCGGACATGCTCACCCCGCCGCCACCCGCGCATCAGGATCTCGAACGCTGGCGCAAGCTGTGCGCCGAACTGCTGGCCCAACCGAGCCCGTTCAGCAACGCCGTGCACCTCGCCACCCAGGCTTGTGAAGCCCTGCGGGCCTGCGGCATGCAGCGGGTGATGCTGCTGATGCTGGACAAGCCCAATGAATGCCTGCGCGTACAGCAATTGGCCGGTTTGCCGAAGGAGGCCGCCGCGCAGGTCCTGCCGCTGGCCGGGAGCAAGTTGTTGCAGCGCCTGTTGAGCCAGGCCACGCAACTGCGCCTGACACCCGAAAACCATGCGCAGTTCGCGGCCCTGATGCCCGGGCCACTGCGGGCCTTCTTCAAGGGCGAACACCTGCTGCTGCGCTCGCTGGCGGTCAATGGCCAACCCTTGATGCTGATGGTCGCCGACCAGGGCGGCAAGCCCTTGGCCGATGTCGGCGTACAGGCCTTCGGCAAGACCGCACAGTGCGTGGAACGTGCCCTGGCCACCTTTGGCGCCCGCCATTCATAG
- a CDS encoding rhodanese-like domain-containing protein, translating into MTDFSGLPLVIEPADLLPRLDSPQLILVDLTSVNRYGSGHIPGARFVDPKRTQLGQPPAPGLLPARADLEKLFGELGHRDDAVYVVYDDEGGGWAGRFIWLLDVIGHKGYHYLNGGIQAWPADKLSTDTPDIANGPVSLHLHAEPTATREYLQSRLGAADLVIWDARGPLEYSGEKVLAAKGGHIPGAINFEWTAGMDLNDHLRIRKDIADVLQNLGITPDKEVITHCQTHHRSGFTYLVAKALGYPRVKGYAGSWGEWGNHPDTPVEV; encoded by the coding sequence ATGACTGATTTTTCCGGCTTGCCCCTGGTGATCGAGCCTGCGGACCTGCTGCCGCGCCTGGATTCGCCACAGCTGATCCTGGTCGACCTGACCAGCGTCAACCGCTATGGCAGCGGGCATATCCCCGGGGCCCGCTTCGTCGACCCGAAACGCACCCAGCTGGGCCAACCGCCAGCGCCGGGGCTGCTGCCAGCGCGTGCCGACCTGGAAAAACTGTTCGGTGAGCTCGGCCACCGCGACGACGCGGTCTATGTGGTCTACGACGACGAGGGTGGCGGCTGGGCCGGACGCTTCATCTGGCTGCTCGACGTGATCGGCCACAAGGGCTACCACTATCTCAATGGCGGCATTCAAGCCTGGCCGGCGGACAAGCTGTCCACCGACACACCTGATATCGCCAATGGCCCGGTGAGCCTGCACCTGCATGCCGAACCCACCGCCACCCGCGAATACCTGCAAAGCCGCCTGGGCGCCGCCGACCTGGTCATCTGGGACGCCCGCGGGCCGCTGGAATACAGTGGCGAGAAAGTCCTGGCGGCCAAAGGCGGGCACATCCCCGGCGCGATCAACTTCGAATGGACCGCCGGCATGGACCTCAACGACCACCTGCGTATCCGCAAGGACATCGCCGATGTTCTGCAAAACCTGGGCATCACCCCGGACAAGGAAGTGATCACCCACTGCCAGACCCACCATCGCTCCGGCTTCACCTACCTCGTGGCCAAGGCCCTCGGCTATCCACGGGTCAAGGGTTATGCCGGTTCCTGGGGCGAATGGGGCAACCACCCCGACACGCCTGTCGAAGTTTAA
- the asd gene encoding archaetidylserine decarboxylase (Phosphatidylserine decarboxylase is synthesized as a single chain precursor. Generation of the pyruvoyl active site from a Ser is coupled to cleavage of a Gly-Ser bond between the larger (beta) and smaller (alpha chains). It is an integral membrane protein.), translating into MKSRLFIISQYLLPHHLLSRLAGCVAECRARWFKNAFTAWFAKRYQVNMSEALVEDLSAYEHFNAFFTRALKPGARPLDETPGAILCPADGAVSQLGPIEHGRIFQAKGHGYSALELLGGDPALAAPFMGGEFATIYLSPKDYHRVHMPLAGTLREMVYVPGRLFSVNQTTAENVPELFARNERVVCLFDTERGPMAVVLVGAMIVASIETVWAGLVTPPKRELKTFRYDEASRAPIHLEKGAELGRFKLGSTAIVLFGPEQVKWAESLGAGSAVRMGEMLAVPAQA; encoded by the coding sequence ATGAAATCCCGCTTGTTCATCATCAGCCAGTACCTGCTGCCGCACCACCTGCTGTCGCGCCTGGCCGGCTGCGTCGCCGAGTGCCGTGCGCGCTGGTTCAAGAATGCCTTCACCGCCTGGTTCGCCAAGCGCTACCAGGTGAACATGTCCGAGGCGCTGGTCGAAGACCTCAGCGCCTACGAGCACTTCAACGCGTTCTTCACCCGCGCCCTCAAGCCGGGTGCCCGCCCGCTGGACGAGACCCCTGGCGCGATCCTCTGCCCAGCCGATGGCGCCGTCAGCCAGCTCGGCCCGATCGAGCATGGCCGTATTTTCCAGGCCAAGGGCCACGGCTACAGCGCCCTGGAGTTGCTGGGCGGTGATCCGGCCCTGGCCGCACCGTTCATGGGCGGCGAGTTCGCCACCATCTACCTGTCGCCCAAGGACTACCACCGCGTGCACATGCCGCTGGCCGGCACCCTGCGCGAGATGGTCTATGTGCCTGGCCGGCTGTTCTCGGTCAACCAGACCACCGCGGAAAACGTCCCTGAGCTGTTCGCCCGCAACGAACGCGTGGTCTGCCTGTTCGACACCGAACGCGGCCCGATGGCCGTGGTGTTGGTGGGCGCGATGATCGTCGCCTCGATCGAAACGGTCTGGGCTGGCCTGGTCACCCCACCGAAGCGCGAACTGAAGACCTTCCGCTACGACGAAGCCAGCCGTGCGCCGATCCATCTGGAGAAAGGTGCCGAGCTGGGTCGCTTCAAGCTAGGTTCCACCGCTATCGTGCTGTTCGGGCCCGAGCAGGTGAAGTGGGCCGAGAGCCTGGGTGCTGGTTCCGCGGTGCGCATGGGTGAGATGCTGGCAGTGCCCGCCCAGGCCTGA
- the serB gene encoding phosphoserine phosphatase SerB produces MREIVLINITGEDRPGLTAAITGVLLQGGVNILDIGLAVMHGTLSFGILVDIPDNEVATALLQSVQSKAHELDLQARYTPISEADYQHWADSQGEARHIVTLLSRRVTPQQLQRVSAIISQYGLTIERIERLSARVALDAPTEKGKSALEISVRGEASDAQALRADFFALSEELNIDIAFQRDDLFRRNRRLAVFDMDSTLIEAEVIDELAKAAGVGEQVAAITERAMRGELDFRASFKERMALLKGLDVSVLDQIGASLRLTEGAEHLFAELKRLGYKTAILSGGFTYFAKQVQARLGIDYVFANELEVVDGKVTGVAVEPIVDAQRKADLLQQLASEEGLQLEQTIAVGDGANDLPMLSLAGLGVAFRAKPLVRQSAKQAISTLGLDGVLYLLGVRDREARG; encoded by the coding sequence TTGCGCGAAATCGTCCTGATCAACATCACTGGTGAAGACCGTCCGGGTCTTACCGCGGCCATCACCGGCGTCCTGCTCCAGGGCGGTGTGAACATCCTCGACATCGGCCTGGCGGTGATGCACGGCACCCTGTCGTTCGGCATCCTGGTCGACATCCCCGACAACGAAGTGGCCACCGCGCTGCTGCAGAGCGTACAGTCCAAGGCCCACGAGCTGGACTTGCAGGCCCGTTACACGCCGATCTCCGAGGCCGACTACCAGCACTGGGCCGACAGCCAGGGCGAAGCGCGCCATATCGTCACCTTGCTCAGCCGCCGGGTCACCCCACAGCAGTTGCAGCGGGTCAGCGCGATCATCAGCCAGTACGGCCTGACCATCGAGCGCATCGAACGCCTGTCCGCCCGTGTGGCGCTGGATGCCCCGACCGAGAAGGGCAAGTCCGCTCTGGAGATCTCCGTGCGTGGCGAAGCCAGCGATGCCCAGGCCCTGCGCGCCGATTTCTTCGCCCTGTCCGAGGAGCTGAACATCGACATCGCCTTCCAGCGTGACGACCTGTTCCGTCGCAACCGCCGCCTGGCGGTGTTCGACATGGACTCCACGCTGATCGAAGCCGAAGTGATCGATGAACTGGCCAAGGCCGCAGGCGTCGGCGAGCAGGTGGCGGCGATCACTGAGCGGGCCATGCGGGGCGAGCTGGATTTTCGCGCCAGCTTCAAGGAGCGCATGGCGCTGCTCAAGGGCCTGGATGTGAGCGTGCTCGATCAGATCGGTGCCTCCCTGCGCCTGACCGAAGGCGCCGAGCACCTGTTCGCCGAGCTCAAGCGACTGGGCTACAAGACCGCAATCCTCTCGGGCGGTTTCACCTACTTCGCCAAGCAGGTGCAGGCGCGCCTGGGCATCGACTATGTGTTCGCCAATGAACTGGAAGTGGTCGACGGCAAGGTGACCGGCGTGGCCGTCGAGCCGATCGTCGACGCCCAGCGCAAGGCCGACCTGCTGCAACAGCTGGCCAGTGAAGAGGGCCTGCAGCTCGAGCAGACCATCGCCGTCGGCGATGGCGCCAACGACCTGCCGATGCTGTCGCTGGCTGGCCTGGGCGTGGCCTTCCGCGCCAAGCCGCTGGTACGCCAGTCGGCCAAGCAGGCGATCTCCACCCTGGGCCTGGACGGCGTGCTGTACCTGCTTGGCGTGCGTGATCGCGAAGCGCGCGGTTGA
- a CDS encoding histidine kinase has translation MNRPTPVKPDNFFLMIYRALSQRRIPLALRIASHNIFLVALALVIYACVMGLQFKQAMHEQADAVGQSLTTQTATSATELLVSNDILSLNVLLGNLVKNPLVAHAAIYSVDNRILAEAGQRPKNSLLGEAEGLYQTKITFQDVTAGQLRISLDMNQFQQPMLISLQSMGILAAILLALALTLSLRLGRFISTPLLQLRVWLRDPHPYTPGTDRHDEIGDLARQLHARLAPPPPPEPEVEDEEDDFDDLPVPKAAPRAKAVAHVAEHDDDDDAFAGLMDEESAPVKPVVVESDEPQYSAVLAVQLGSQEQLRRLPRTRLTELLERYRDCLDQAASLYEGEVHTLNDGSTLLLFHSRDSGEDYLTNAICCGELLRALGHALQIEVADSGITLQLQLGLVLADDLQGMDQVDLLMTEQAQDALALSQHSRNLLLVERRISDDTLIRQRARIRPIASPEGACCVERLMEPYPSMLERQLARMHERRA, from the coding sequence GTGAACCGGCCCACGCCCGTCAAACCCGACAATTTCTTCCTGATGATCTACCGAGCCCTGAGCCAGCGCCGAATTCCCCTGGCCCTGCGCATTGCCAGCCACAACATCTTCCTGGTGGCCCTGGCCCTGGTGATCTACGCCTGCGTCATGGGCCTGCAGTTCAAGCAGGCCATGCATGAGCAGGCCGACGCCGTCGGCCAGAGCCTGACCACCCAGACCGCCACGTCGGCGACCGAACTGCTGGTGTCCAACGACATCCTCAGCCTCAACGTGCTGCTGGGCAACCTGGTGAAGAACCCGCTGGTGGCGCATGCGGCCATCTACAGCGTGGACAACCGCATCCTCGCCGAAGCCGGCCAGCGCCCGAAGAACAGCTTGCTGGGCGAGGCCGAAGGCCTGTACCAGACCAAGATCACCTTCCAGGACGTGACTGCCGGCCAGTTGCGCATCAGCCTGGACATGAACCAGTTCCAGCAACCCATGCTGATCAGCCTGCAGAGCATGGGCATCCTCGCCGCCATCCTGCTGGCGCTGGCGCTCACTCTCAGCCTGCGCCTGGGCCGTTTCATTTCCACCCCGCTGTTGCAACTGCGCGTCTGGCTGCGTGACCCGCACCCCTACACCCCGGGTACCGACCGCCACGACGAGATCGGCGACCTGGCCCGCCAGCTGCACGCCCGCCTGGCCCCGCCTCCGCCTCCGGAGCCGGAGGTGGAAGACGAGGAAGACGACTTCGACGACCTGCCCGTGCCCAAGGCCGCACCACGCGCGAAAGCCGTGGCACACGTGGCCGAGCATGACGATGACGACGACGCCTTTGCCGGCCTGATGGACGAAGAAAGCGCCCCGGTCAAACCCGTTGTCGTCGAGTCCGACGAGCCGCAGTACAGTGCCGTGCTGGCCGTGCAGTTGGGCTCCCAGGAGCAACTGCGCCGCCTGCCACGCACACGCCTGACCGAGCTGCTGGAGCGTTACCGCGACTGCCTGGACCAGGCCGCCTCGCTGTACGAAGGGGAAGTCCACACCTTGAACGATGGCAGCACCCTGCTGCTGTTCCACAGCCGCGACAGCGGCGAGGACTACCTGACCAACGCCATCTGCTGCGGCGAACTGCTGCGCGCCCTGGGCCATGCCCTGCAGATCGAGGTGGCCGACAGCGGCATCACCTTGCAACTGCAGCTGGGCCTGGTGCTGGCCGACGACCTGCAAGGCATGGATCAGGTCGACCTGCTGATGACCGAGCAGGCCCAGGACGCCCTGGCCCTGTCGCAGCACAGCCGCAACCTGCTGCTGGTAGAGCGTCGGATCAGCGATGACACACTGATCCGCCAGCGTGCGCGCATCCGCCCGATCGCCAGCCCCGAGGGCGCTTGCTGCGTGGAGCGGCTGATGGAGCCATACCCATCGATGCTGGAACGCCAACTGGCGCGGATGCACGAACGCCGCGCCTGA
- a CDS encoding PqiC family protein: MKFLRLPFALLMTGLLGLSGCSMHQPVALYQLDSGDPAQPSQAAGMAVVLGPVSVADYLQRETFLQRQTDGSLTAATDGRWAGSLSSDIDQLLVRQLAWRLDSQRVVLAPASTGFTPDVQVLLSITRLDSGKNQPAILDAQWRLLDRRGQVRDNRIVHLEQPHAGSESAQVQAQGQLLQKLAEQLSVAVKPLANQPVVAEEAPRKQAAPVQVKKEPEKPKIPMASPIRTDMEVFRF, from the coding sequence ATGAAATTTCTGCGCCTTCCATTTGCGCTGCTGATGACTGGCCTGCTGGGCCTGAGCGGGTGCAGCATGCACCAGCCGGTCGCCCTGTACCAGCTCGACAGCGGTGATCCCGCCCAGCCTTCCCAGGCGGCGGGCATGGCGGTGGTGCTTGGCCCCGTTTCGGTGGCCGACTACCTGCAACGCGAAACCTTCCTGCAGCGCCAGACCGATGGCAGCCTGACCGCGGCGACCGACGGTCGTTGGGCGGGCAGTCTTTCGTCGGATATCGATCAGTTGCTGGTTCGTCAGTTGGCCTGGCGCCTGGACAGCCAGCGCGTGGTGCTGGCCCCGGCCAGTACCGGGTTCACGCCGGATGTGCAGGTGCTGTTGTCGATCACCCGCCTGGATTCGGGGAAGAACCAACCGGCCATTCTCGACGCCCAGTGGCGCTTGCTGGACCGTCGTGGCCAGGTGCGTGACAACCGCATCGTGCACCTTGAACAGCCCCATGCGGGCAGCGAGTCGGCCCAGGTGCAGGCCCAGGGGCAGCTGCTGCAGAAGCTGGCCGAACAGCTCAGCGTCGCGGTCAAGCCATTGGCCAACCAGCCGGTTGTTGCCGAGGAGGCGCCGCGTAAGCAGGCGGCTCCGGTGCAGGTGAAGAAGGAGCCGGAGAAGCCAAAAATTCCGATGGCTTCGCCAATCCGTACTGACATGGAAGTGTTCCGGTTCTGA